In Parasegetibacter sp. NRK P23, a single genomic region encodes these proteins:
- a CDS encoding PLP-dependent cysteine synthase family protein, producing MDIKNNILETIGNTPLIRLNSITKALPCPVLAKVEYFNPGNSIKDRMALKMVEVAEKEGKLKPGGTIIECTSGNTGMGLALAAVVKGYKCIFTTTDKQSKEKLNILRAVGAEVIVCPTDVEPDDPRSYYSVARKLAAETPNSFHCNQYDNFANRQAHFETTGPEIWEQTDGKVTHLIVATGTGGTITGTAQYLKKMNPEIQVWAIDPYGSLLAHYFETGEVDMSQVHPYISEGIGEDFVPKNYDMSVVDRFEKVTDKEGAIMARRIALEEGIFAGYSAGTALQGLMQLSTLLNKDSLPVVIFHDHGSRYVGKIYNDTWMKEKGFL from the coding sequence ATGGACATCAAAAACAACATCTTAGAAACCATCGGGAACACCCCGCTGATCAGGCTGAACAGTATTACCAAAGCCCTTCCCTGCCCCGTGCTGGCGAAGGTGGAATACTTTAATCCCGGCAATTCCATTAAGGACCGGATGGCCCTGAAAATGGTGGAAGTGGCCGAAAAGGAAGGAAAACTGAAACCCGGTGGCACCATTATAGAATGCACCTCCGGCAATACCGGAATGGGCCTTGCGCTTGCCGCGGTAGTGAAGGGATACAAATGTATTTTCACCACTACCGACAAACAATCCAAAGAAAAACTGAATATCCTCCGGGCCGTGGGCGCTGAAGTGATTGTTTGTCCAACCGATGTGGAACCGGACGACCCGCGCTCCTATTATTCCGTGGCCCGCAAACTCGCGGCAGAAACCCCCAATTCTTTCCACTGTAACCAATACGACAACTTCGCCAACCGCCAGGCACATTTTGAAACCACCGGCCCTGAAATATGGGAACAAACCGACGGAAAGGTTACGCACCTCATTGTGGCGACAGGAACGGGTGGAACCATTACCGGTACCGCGCAGTACCTGAAAAAGATGAACCCGGAAATCCAGGTTTGGGCCATAGATCCCTATGGATCGCTGCTTGCGCACTATTTTGAGACCGGGGAAGTTGACATGAGCCAGGTACATCCCTATATATCAGAGGGCATCGGTGAAGACTTTGTGCCGAAGAACTACGATATGAGCGTGGTGGACCGCTTTGAAAAAGTAACCGATAAAGAAGGCGCCATAATGGCGAGAAGGATAGCACTTGAAGAAGGTATATTTGCAGGATACAGCGCAGGTACGGCATTACAGGGGCTGATGCAGTTATCGACCTTGCTGAACAAGGATAGTTTACCGGTTGTGATCTTTCACGACCACGGCAGCCGTTATGTGGGGAAAATCTACAACGATACGTGGATGAAAGAAAAAGGATTCCTTTAG
- a CDS encoding helical backbone metal receptor, with protein sequence MAISTDQLGRTVLIPAPPQKIISLVPSITELLYALGLEDRIAGITRYCIFPDHLLREKTVVGGTKKTVPERIHAIAPDLIIASKEENIQAEVEAYAQQYPVWVSDVTCLEDALQLIQSIGQFTGTMSAATQMIETIQARFKTIPAIQPLKGAYLIWKDPVMTIGNDTFIHDMMRIAGIRNVFGAEKRYPVTTPEAIAALSPDVILLSSEPYPFRAEHITWLKETLGDIPVHLVDGTYFSWYGSRLLDAPAYFRSDILPIINRKE encoded by the coding sequence ATGGCAATCTCTACCGACCAATTGGGAAGAACTGTTTTGATTCCCGCTCCTCCTCAGAAAATTATTTCCCTCGTTCCTTCGATCACTGAACTATTGTATGCACTCGGTTTGGAAGACCGCATTGCAGGCATTACGCGTTACTGTATTTTCCCCGATCATTTACTCCGGGAAAAAACGGTGGTGGGTGGTACGAAAAAAACGGTACCGGAACGTATCCACGCCATTGCACCCGATCTGATCATCGCTTCCAAAGAAGAAAACATACAGGCGGAAGTTGAAGCGTATGCGCAGCAATACCCGGTATGGGTGAGCGATGTTACGTGCCTTGAAGACGCGCTACAACTCATCCAAAGCATCGGGCAGTTTACCGGCACAATGTCCGCTGCCACTCAGATGATCGAAACAATCCAGGCCCGTTTTAAAACAATCCCCGCCATTCAGCCCTTAAAAGGCGCCTATCTCATCTGGAAAGATCCGGTGATGACCATCGGCAACGACACATTCATCCACGATATGATGCGCATCGCTGGTATCCGGAATGTTTTCGGTGCTGAAAAAAGATATCCCGTTACAACGCCTGAAGCCATAGCCGCGCTGTCGCCAGATGTAATTCTGCTTTCTTCCGAGCCCTACCCATTCAGGGCGGAACACATCACGTGGCTAAAAGAAACCCTGGGCGATATCCCGGTACATCTCGTGGATGGCACCTATTTTAGTTGGTATGGGAGTAGGTTACTGGATGCGCCCGCTTATTTTCGTTCAGATATTCTTCCGATAATAAACCGAAAAGAATAA
- the fbaA gene encoding class II fructose-bisphosphate aldolase — MKKYKPGVLFGEELLALYNDAKDNQFALPAVNTIGTNSINATLETAAKVNSPVIIQFSNGGAQFIAGKAMPNDNLQANIYGAISGALHIHTVAKYYGVPVVLHTDHAAKKWLPWISALIDAGETFHKEKGQPLFSSHMLDLSEESIEENIETSVEYFKRMAPLGMAIEIELGVTGGEEDGVDNSGVENDKLYTQPQHVAYAYEELSKVGKLFSVAAAFGNVHGVYSPGNVELRPIILKNSQDYIQEQFKTAEKPVYFVFHGGSGSPQHQIREAIGYGAIKMNIDTDMQWAFWEGVKNNYVKNEAYLQAQLGNPEGAEKPNKKYYDPRVWLRKGEESFVKRLEVAFEDLNCINRNA, encoded by the coding sequence ATGAAAAAGTACAAACCGGGCGTACTCTTTGGTGAAGAGTTGCTGGCCCTTTACAACGACGCTAAAGACAATCAGTTCGCACTGCCCGCGGTAAATACCATCGGCACCAACTCCATCAACGCCACGCTGGAAACGGCCGCAAAGGTGAACTCTCCCGTGATCATTCAATTTTCCAATGGTGGCGCTCAGTTCATCGCCGGTAAGGCAATGCCAAACGATAACCTGCAAGCCAATATTTATGGCGCTATTTCCGGTGCGTTGCACATTCATACTGTAGCAAAATATTATGGTGTGCCCGTAGTATTGCATACCGACCATGCCGCTAAAAAATGGTTGCCCTGGATCAGCGCGTTGATTGATGCGGGTGAAACTTTCCATAAAGAAAAAGGGCAGCCCCTGTTCAGCTCACACATGCTGGACCTTTCCGAAGAATCCATCGAAGAAAATATTGAAACATCCGTTGAATATTTTAAAAGAATGGCCCCATTGGGTATGGCCATTGAAATTGAACTGGGTGTTACAGGCGGCGAAGAAGACGGCGTGGACAACAGCGGCGTTGAGAACGACAAACTTTATACGCAGCCGCAACACGTTGCCTACGCATATGAAGAACTCAGTAAAGTAGGTAAACTGTTCAGTGTGGCGGCCGCTTTCGGTAACGTACACGGTGTTTACAGCCCTGGAAACGTGGAGCTGCGCCCCATCATCCTGAAAAACAGCCAGGATTATATCCAGGAGCAATTTAAAACAGCGGAGAAGCCTGTTTACTTCGTGTTCCACGGTGGTTCCGGTTCTCCCCAGCACCAGATCAGGGAAGCTATTGGTTATGGTGCCATCAAAATGAACATCGATACCGATATGCAATGGGCTTTCTGGGAAGGTGTGAAGAACAATTATGTGAAGAATGAAGCTTACCTCCAGGCTCAACTTGGTAACCCGGAAGGTGCGGAGAAGCCCAACAAGAAATATTACGATCCACGTGTATGGCTCAGGAAAGGGGAAGAATCTTTTGTGAAAAGGCTGGAAGTGGCTTTTGAAGATTTGAATTGCATCAATAGGAACGCGTAG
- a CDS encoding RNA polymerase sigma factor: protein MKTDHNEQHLLEGLAQNDRKAVESIYRSHYNVIQTLIINNNGSADDARDIFQEALVVLFEKVRSGSFELHCQIRTYLYSVAKRLWLKRLQQIKPFTGDIAYAEETISVEEDAEMHDKKQESFRIMENSLDHLGEPCRSLLKAYYMEKQPMAEIAAHFGYTNADNAKNQKYKCLTRLKKIFFAQYKNDV from the coding sequence GTGAAAACGGATCATAACGAACAACATTTATTGGAAGGGTTGGCGCAGAACGACAGAAAGGCCGTTGAAAGTATTTACCGTTCGCATTACAATGTGATCCAGACATTGATAATCAACAACAACGGAAGTGCCGACGACGCGAGGGACATATTCCAGGAGGCGCTGGTGGTTTTATTTGAAAAAGTACGTTCAGGCTCTTTTGAATTGCATTGCCAGATAAGAACCTACCTCTATTCTGTCGCTAAAAGATTGTGGCTGAAAAGATTACAGCAAATCAAACCTTTCACGGGTGATATCGCTTACGCGGAAGAAACCATATCGGTGGAAGAAGACGCAGAAATGCACGATAAAAAGCAGGAATCGTTCCGGATCATGGAAAATTCGCTCGATCACCTGGGAGAACCTTGCCGGAGCCTTTTGAAAGCGTATTACATGGAAAAGCAACCAATGGCGGAAATTGCCGCTCATTTTGGTTATACCAATGCCGATAACGCGAAGAACCAGAAGTACAAATGTTTGACCCGATTGAAGAAAATATTCTTCGCTCAATATAAAAATGACGTGTGA
- a CDS encoding S1C family serine protease, with amino-acid sequence MDELILLDAVERYLRNEMNGEEKAMFEKLRQDSPDVDQLVVEHQLFLREMEEYADHSHFRSNLHQVHHELEEAGAFKKAEAPAKGKLVQFWHRNHKTISVAATIAGITAIAMSGLVNLFSPSAKIPQSEVKQLSIELNRTKLKVDKLDSELKEKEAGIKMAPSKRDGTGFLVDGSGYLVTNVHVVKMADSVYVENTKGEFFKAAVVHVNDKTDVAILKIDDKRFTPVKSLPYGLRNKPADIGEEVFTLGFPRPEIVYDKGYLSAKTGYNGDTISYQVAIAANPGNSGAPLFNNHGEVIGVVSGKQTTAEGVVFAVKSKNIFNALDALKENSNYGKVKVNTVSHVKHLSRVEQIRKMEECVFIVKSY; translated from the coding sequence ATGGATGAACTGATACTCTTGGATGCTGTGGAAAGATACCTCCGGAACGAAATGAACGGTGAAGAGAAAGCCATGTTCGAAAAACTACGTCAGGATTCCCCGGATGTGGACCAACTGGTAGTGGAACACCAGCTTTTCCTCCGTGAAATGGAAGAATATGCTGACCACAGCCATTTCAGGTCGAACCTGCACCAGGTGCACCATGAACTGGAAGAAGCCGGCGCATTCAAAAAAGCCGAGGCTCCCGCTAAAGGTAAGCTCGTGCAATTCTGGCACCGGAACCATAAAACCATCTCTGTTGCCGCGACCATCGCAGGTATTACGGCCATCGCCATGAGTGGATTGGTAAACCTCTTCTCTCCTTCCGCCAAAATTCCGCAATCTGAGGTAAAGCAACTTTCGATAGAGCTCAACCGCACCAAGTTGAAGGTGGATAAGCTGGATAGTGAATTGAAAGAAAAAGAAGCCGGCATCAAAATGGCCCCCTCCAAAAGGGATGGTACAGGCTTTCTCGTAGACGGATCTGGCTACCTCGTAACCAATGTGCACGTAGTGAAGATGGCAGATTCGGTGTATGTGGAAAATACCAAAGGAGAATTCTTTAAAGCCGCCGTGGTACATGTGAACGATAAGACCGACGTGGCCATTCTCAAAATAGACGATAAGCGTTTTACGCCCGTGAAATCACTGCCCTACGGTCTCCGCAACAAACCCGCGGATATCGGAGAAGAAGTATTCACATTGGGCTTCCCCCGTCCGGAAATCGTGTATGATAAAGGTTATTTAAGTGCGAAAACCGGTTACAACGGAGATACGATTTCTTACCAGGTAGCTATCGCTGCCAATCCGGGTAACTCTGGTGCGCCGTTGTTCAATAACCACGGAGAAGTGATCGGGGTGGTGAGTGGCAAACAAACCACGGCCGAAGGCGTGGTGTTCGCGGTGAAATCCAAGAACATCTTCAATGCGCTGGACGCGTTGAAAGAGAACAGCAATTACGGTAAAGTAAAAGTAAATACGGTATCACACGTGAAACACCTTTCAAGAGTAGAACAGATCAGGAAGATGGAAGAATGTGTGTTTATCGTGAAGAGTTACTAA
- a CDS encoding sugar phosphate nucleotidyltransferase has product MKPTLLILAAGMASRYGSLKQIAGFGPSGETIMDYSIYDAIRAGFGKVVFIIRKDFAQDFKDIFEPRLKGKIEIDYVFQEMSAHMGDFQVPEGRTKPWGTAHAVLCAREVVKEPFAVINADDFYGRDAFEKAYKFLTEDCSPSRYAIIGYELANTLSDHGTVSRGVVKLDEKGDMAGINERTKIARFDGKIKYEDNGVQYEVPEDSKVSMNFWCFDDGVFGVSEKMFQQFLAGNIEDPKSEFFIPIVADQYVKEGMGVVNVIPTSAQWFGVTYKEDAPVVQQSINDLVASGEYPSNLWA; this is encoded by the coding sequence ATGAAACCAACCTTATTGATCCTGGCGGCAGGAATGGCCTCCAGGTATGGAAGTTTGAAACAGATAGCAGGTTTTGGTCCTTCAGGTGAAACCATTATGGATTACTCTATTTATGATGCCATCCGCGCCGGTTTCGGCAAAGTGGTGTTCATCATCCGCAAGGATTTCGCCCAGGATTTCAAAGATATATTCGAACCCCGTTTGAAGGGAAAGATCGAGATCGACTACGTTTTCCAGGAGATGTCCGCTCATATGGGCGACTTCCAGGTGCCCGAAGGGCGCACCAAACCATGGGGAACAGCCCATGCCGTATTGTGCGCCCGCGAAGTGGTGAAAGAACCTTTCGCCGTCATCAACGCGGATGATTTTTATGGCCGTGACGCATTCGAGAAAGCCTATAAGTTCCTTACGGAAGATTGCAGTCCTTCCAGGTATGCCATCATTGGCTATGAACTCGCCAATACACTTTCCGACCACGGAACAGTGAGCAGGGGCGTGGTAAAACTGGACGAAAAAGGCGATATGGCCGGCATCAATGAACGCACCAAGATCGCCCGCTTCGATGGAAAGATCAAATATGAAGACAATGGCGTGCAGTATGAAGTGCCCGAAGATTCTAAGGTTTCCATGAACTTCTGGTGTTTCGACGACGGCGTTTTTGGTGTATCTGAAAAAATGTTCCAGCAGTTCCTCGCCGGAAATATTGAGGACCCAAAATCAGAGTTCTTCATTCCCATCGTGGCCGATCAGTATGTAAAAGAGGGTATGGGTGTTGTAAATGTAATTCCCACCTCGGCACAGTGGTTCGGGGTTACTTATAAGGAAGACGCGCCGGTGGTGCAGCAGTCCATCAACGACCTGGTGGCTTCAGGAGAATATCCATCCAATCTCTGGGCCTGA
- a CDS encoding 1-aminocyclopropane-1-carboxylate deaminase/D-cysteine desulfhydrase: MSLPYLHFPSKLPVQTIAQNFSGGVDVLRLDELHPVISGNKWFKLKEHLHLAVTAKATGLVTYGGAWSNHLVAVAYAARQLKLPSAGIVRGEQLPFSALSQTLKDCLNYGMQLFFLSREEYAHKDELVAIASLQQQFPGYHRIPEGAADAAGVHGAATIVNTVPAFHTYTHICCSIGTGTMLAGIASACAAHQTAIGFSVFKKADGIREMVEALVPARDIPVRFELETRYSFGGYGKFPPELIDFMNQFYRETSIPTDIVYSAKLMAGVSDLFNKGCFPHGAKVLAVHCGGLQGNRSLPAGTLLF, translated from the coding sequence ATGTCGCTCCCATACCTTCATTTCCCCTCAAAGCTCCCGGTTCAAACCATTGCGCAAAATTTTTCCGGAGGTGTGGATGTACTGCGATTGGACGAACTTCACCCGGTTATTTCCGGCAACAAATGGTTCAAACTGAAAGAGCACCTGCACCTGGCGGTTACGGCAAAAGCCACCGGACTGGTTACCTATGGCGGCGCCTGGTCCAATCACCTCGTTGCCGTGGCCTATGCGGCCCGGCAGTTGAAGTTGCCTTCCGCCGGCATTGTCCGTGGTGAGCAGCTCCCCTTTTCAGCGCTTTCTCAAACGTTGAAAGATTGTCTAAATTATGGGATGCAGCTGTTTTTTCTCTCCCGGGAGGAATATGCGCATAAAGATGAATTAGTGGCCATAGCTTCCCTTCAGCAACAATTCCCCGGTTACCACCGCATTCCGGAAGGCGCCGCCGATGCCGCGGGCGTTCATGGCGCCGCTACCATTGTAAATACCGTTCCAGCCTTCCATACCTACACCCATATCTGTTGCTCCATTGGTACCGGAACCATGCTGGCCGGGATCGCTTCCGCCTGTGCCGCGCACCAGACCGCCATAGGATTTTCCGTATTTAAAAAAGCGGATGGCATCAGAGAAATGGTGGAAGCCCTTGTTCCGGCAAGAGATATACCCGTACGTTTTGAACTGGAAACCAGGTATAGCTTTGGCGGCTATGGAAAATTTCCACCTGAACTGATTGATTTCATGAACCAATTCTACCGCGAAACTTCTATTCCGACAGATATCGTGTACTCGGCGAAACTCATGGCGGGCGTTTCAGATTTATTTAACAAAGGATGTTTTCCACACGGGGCAAAGGTACTGGCCGTTCATTGCGGCGGCTTACAGGGCAACCGTTCCCTTCCGGCGGGCACACTACTTTTCTGA
- the lipB gene encoding lipoyl(octanoyl) transferase LipB, whose translation MKESRLIHLTDLGRKEYKETWDLQEAILKENLDVKASAREEGITDPNLVPTKHQVLLVEHPPVYTLGKSGHMEHVLISEEEQREKGISFFKINRGGDITFHGPGQLVGYPILDLEKFYTDIGKYLRNLEEVVIRVMADYGLKGERSPGETGVWLDASIKGKERKICAMGVRCSRWITMHGFAFNVNTDLSYFNYIVPCGIQDKAVTSLQKELGRELDMEEVKSKWKHYFSEVFEVAYAEQVMA comes from the coding sequence ATGAAGGAAAGCCGACTTATTCACCTTACCGACCTGGGCAGAAAGGAATACAAGGAAACATGGGATCTTCAGGAGGCGATTTTGAAGGAAAACCTGGACGTTAAAGCGAGCGCCCGCGAGGAAGGTATTACGGACCCCAATCTCGTGCCAACAAAACACCAGGTTTTACTGGTGGAACACCCCCCGGTATATACGTTGGGAAAAAGCGGCCACATGGAACATGTGCTGATATCTGAGGAAGAGCAGCGGGAGAAAGGGATTTCTTTCTTCAAAATAAACAGGGGCGGGGACATCACTTTTCACGGACCCGGACAATTGGTGGGCTACCCCATACTCGATCTTGAAAAATTTTATACCGATATCGGAAAGTACCTCCGCAACCTGGAAGAAGTGGTGATTCGTGTAATGGCGGATTACGGCTTGAAAGGTGAACGCTCGCCTGGTGAAACCGGCGTTTGGCTGGATGCCTCCATTAAGGGGAAAGAACGTAAAATTTGCGCGATGGGCGTGCGTTGCAGCCGATGGATCACCATGCACGGTTTCGCCTTTAATGTGAATACCGACCTTTCTTACTTTAATTATATCGTGCCCTGCGGTATCCAGGATAAAGCGGTGACCTCTCTTCAAAAAGAACTGGGGCGCGAACTGGATATGGAAGAAGTGAAATCCAAATGGAAACACTACTTCAGCGAAGTGTTCGAAGTTGCTTACGCGGAGCAGGTGATGGCCTAG
- a CDS encoding RluA family pseudouridine synthase has protein sequence MPTKFTLMMDDDKDLQESSEELYERQTIVTNKGQEPYRIDKFLMNRIEGATRNKVQQAIEAGRVLVDGKQVKSNFKVKANMEIVVYSDREHIGEEIIPEEMPLNIFHEDEDIIIINKPAGLVVHPGSGNRSGTLINGVAWYLQQQNKAISEETLPRFGLVHRIDKNTSGLMVLAKTSKAVSSLAKQFFDHTVHRRYIALVWGDVQEDEGTIIAHVGRHQRFRKLFEAYPEGEYGKDAITHYKVLERFGYVTLVECRLETGRTHQIRVHMKHLGHPLFNDDFYGGDKIVKGTVFSKYKQFVDNCFEICPRHALHAKELGFVHPGTKEFILFNSEIPQDMERVIEKWRGYAKVKPGNLPE, from the coding sequence ATGCCCACTAAATTCACGCTGATGATGGATGATGATAAGGATTTGCAGGAAAGTTCAGAAGAACTGTATGAACGCCAGACTATTGTAACCAATAAGGGACAGGAGCCTTACCGCATAGATAAGTTCCTGATGAACCGGATCGAAGGCGCCACGCGCAACAAAGTGCAACAGGCCATTGAAGCCGGCAGGGTACTGGTAGATGGTAAGCAGGTGAAATCGAATTTTAAAGTGAAGGCGAACATGGAGATCGTGGTCTATTCCGACCGCGAACACATTGGCGAAGAAATTATCCCGGAAGAGATGCCCCTCAACATCTTCCATGAAGATGAGGATATCATTATCATCAATAAACCCGCCGGACTGGTGGTGCATCCCGGCTCCGGCAACAGATCTGGCACGCTCATCAACGGCGTAGCCTGGTACCTGCAGCAGCAGAACAAAGCCATCAGCGAAGAAACACTGCCCCGCTTCGGCCTGGTACACCGCATCGACAAGAACACCAGCGGACTGATGGTATTGGCGAAAACTTCCAAAGCAGTGAGCTCACTGGCCAAACAATTCTTCGATCATACCGTACACCGCCGGTACATTGCCCTTGTTTGGGGAGATGTGCAGGAAGATGAAGGCACCATCATCGCGCATGTGGGCCGTCACCAGCGCTTCCGGAAATTATTTGAAGCCTATCCTGAAGGTGAATATGGTAAAGATGCCATCACGCATTACAAAGTGCTGGAACGCTTCGGTTACGTAACACTGGTAGAATGCAGACTGGAAACAGGAAGAACCCACCAGATCCGCGTGCACATGAAACACCTGGGGCACCCGCTTTTCAACGATGATTTTTACGGCGGCGATAAGATCGTGAAAGGTACAGTGTTCAGTAAATACAAACAGTTCGTGGACAACTGCTTCGAAATATGCCCACGGCACGCGTTGCACGCGAAGGAACTCGGTTTTGTGCATCCGGGCACGAAGGAGTTTATCCTGTTCAACAGCGAGATTCCGCAGGATATGGAAAGGGTGATTGAGAAGTGGCGTGGGTATGCGAAGGTGAAGCCGGGGAATCTGCCGGAGTAG
- the def gene encoding peptide deformylase, with protein MILPIVAYGLPVLRKIADDITKDYPGLEKLIADMWETMYASNGVGLAAPQINKPIRLFVVDSAQIFESQEEDEKGEYPDEPGIRETFINAKITTYEGEEWAYSEGCLSIPKVREDVYRPATITMEYLDVNFQPQVKTFNGLTARIIQHEYDHIEGKLFIDYLKPLKRKLLKGKLDDISKGKIRVDYRMVFPK; from the coding sequence ATGATTTTACCGATCGTTGCTTACGGATTGCCGGTGTTGAGAAAAATTGCTGATGACATCACAAAAGATTATCCCGGACTTGAAAAACTGATCGCCGATATGTGGGAAACCATGTACGCCAGCAACGGCGTAGGTCTCGCCGCGCCCCAGATCAATAAGCCCATCCGCCTTTTCGTGGTGGACAGCGCCCAGATATTTGAAAGCCAGGAAGAAGATGAAAAAGGAGAATACCCGGACGAACCAGGTATCAGGGAAACCTTCATCAACGCGAAAATCACTACTTATGAAGGAGAAGAATGGGCCTACAGTGAAGGCTGCCTCAGCATCCCCAAAGTAAGGGAAGATGTGTACCGCCCCGCAACGATCACCATGGAATACCTCGACGTGAATTTTCAACCCCAGGTAAAAACGTTCAATGGCCTTACCGCACGTATCATCCAGCACGAATACGACCACATCGAAGGGAAACTGTTTATCGACTATCTGAAGCCCTTAAAAAGAAAATTGCTGAAAGGTAAGCTGGACGATATTTCTAAAGGGAAGATACGGGTGGATTACAGGATGGTGTTCCCTAAATAG
- the ruvX gene encoding Holliday junction resolvase RuvX yields MSRILSIDYGGKRTGIAVTDPLRIIATGLTTIPSQELIPFLKKYFQQEQVGQIIIGEPKNWDDSDTHATPLVEAAIKKLQKEFPHIPLERVDERYTSKMAVQTMIDSGLKKKARRNKALVDEIAATILLQEYMNRM; encoded by the coding sequence ATGTCGAGGATACTCTCAATAGATTATGGCGGAAAAAGAACTGGCATCGCGGTTACCGACCCCCTGCGCATCATCGCGACCGGGCTCACCACCATTCCTTCCCAGGAACTGATCCCTTTCCTGAAAAAATATTTCCAGCAGGAGCAGGTGGGGCAGATCATTATCGGGGAACCGAAAAACTGGGACGATTCCGATACACATGCCACGCCACTAGTGGAAGCCGCGATTAAAAAGTTGCAGAAGGAATTCCCCCATATTCCCCTCGAAAGGGTGGATGAGCGCTACACGTCAAAGATGGCCGTCCAAACCATGATCGACAGTGGCCTGAAAAAAAAAGCCAGAAGGAACAAAGCCCTGGTGGACGAAATAGCCGCCACCATTCTGTTACAGGAGTATATGAACAGGATGTAA